CTGGGCAAGAACGCCTTCGCCCAGCTGGGCAAGCTGCGCTTCCTCAACCTCTCTGCCAACGAGCTACAGCCCTCCCTGCGCCACGCGGCCACCTTCGCACCGCTgcgctccctctcctccctcatcCTCTCGGCCAACAGCCTGCAGCACCTCGGGCCGCGCGTCTTCCAGCACCTGCCACGTCTCGGCCTGCTCTCGCTCAGGGGCAACCAGCTCACGCACCTCGCGCCTGAGGCCTTTTGGGGCTTGGAGGCCCTGCGCGAACTGCGCCTGGAGGGTAATCGGCTGAGCCAGCTGCCAAGTGCGCTGCTGGAGCCTCTGCACAGCCTGGAGGCGCTGGACCTGAGCGGCAATGAGCTGTCCGCCCTGCACCCGGCCACCTTCGGCCACCTGGGCCGGCTGCGCGAGCTCAGCCTGCGCAACAACGCGCTCAGCGCCCTATCCGGGGACATCTTCGCCGCCAGCCCAGCCCTTTATCGGTTGGATCTAGACGGCAACGGCTGGACCTGCGACTGCCGGCTGCGAGGCCTGAAGCGCTGGATGGGCGACTGGCACTCGCAGGGCCGGCTCCTCACTGTCTTCGTGCAGTGTCGCCACCCCCCGGCCCTGCGAGGCAAATACCTGGATTACCTGGATGACCAGCAGCTGCAAAATGGATCCTGCGCGGATCCCTCGCCCTCAGCTTCCCTGACCGCTGACCGCAGGCGGCGGCCCCTACCCACAGCCGCAGGGGAGGAGATGACGCCACCTGCAGGTCTCGCGGAGGTGCTGCCGCCGCAGCCGCAGCTCCAGCAGCAGGAGCGATTTCTAGCAGGGGTGGCCTGGGATGGGGCCGCCAGGGAGCTGGTAGGCAACCGCAGCGCCCTAAGGCTGAGTCGGCGGGGCCCGGGCCTCCAGCAGCCCAGCCCCTCTGTCGCTGCCGCCGCGGGCCCGGCTCCACAGTCCCTAGACCTTCATGAGAAGCCCCAGCGGGGCCGTCCGACTCGGGCAGATCCCGCCCACGCGGAGCCCACCCCAACGGCCTCTCCTGGCTCTGCGCCATCGCCCGCCGGCGACCCCTGGCAGCGCGCGACGAAGCATCGTCTGGGCACAGAGCACCAGGAGCGTGCCGCCCAGTCCGACGGTGGGGCCGGGCTGCCGCCGCTGGTGTCCGACCCATGCGACTTCAACAAGTTCATTCTGTGCAACCTGACGGTGGAGGCGGTGGGCGCAGACAGCGCCTCGGTGCGCTGGGCCGTGCGCGAGCACCGCAGTCCCCGGCCGCTGGGCGGCGCGCGGTTCCGCCTGCTCTTTGACCGCTTTGGCCAGCAGCCCAAGTTCCACCGCTTCGTCTACCTGCCCGAGAGCAGCGACTCAGCCACGTTGCGCGAGCTGCGCGGGGACACCCCCTACCTCGTGTGCGTGGAGGGCGTGCTTGGGGGCCGTGTCTGCCCTGTGGCTCCCCGGGACCACTGCGCGGGGCTGGTCACCCTGCCGGAGGCCGGGAGCCGGGGCGGCGTCGACTATCAGCTGCTGACCTTGGCCCTGCTGACAGTCAACGCGCTGCTGGTGCTCCTGGCCTTGGCGGCCTGGGCGTCTCGCTGGCTGCGGAGGAAACTGCGGGCTAGGCGGAAGGGCGGGGCCCCGGTCCACGTTCGGCACATGTACTCCACCCGACGGCCCCTGCGCTCCATGGGCACCGGCGTGTCCGCCGACTTCTCGGGATTCCAGTCGCACCGGCCACGCACCACCGTGTGCGCGCTCAGTGAGGCGGACCTCATCGAATTCCCCTGCGACCGTTTCATGGACAGTGCGGGTGGCGGCGCGGGTGGCAgcctgagacgggaggatcatcTCCTGCAGCGATTTGCCGACTAGGTCCAGGGCATATAGAGACCATCTCATTGGCCCTAAGGAGCCGCCTCTCCGTGAGGCCCACCAGCCCACCTCAGGGGAAGTGCCATTTTGTGCACTTGCCAGAGAGGCCAGTGGGGACAGAGGGCCAATTCGGGCACCATCCCTCAATTCCCAATACTCAAGAAGTAAATGGATGGTACTTGGTGGTCAGAGCCAGAGTAAGGGACAAATGGTGGGATGCTGAGGTCGGAGGCTTCGCTTGGAGGCTTTGACACAGCTATGCAAATGGCTTTTGTAGCACTGCAATGCAGAAGCCAGGCTTTGGGGGTAGAAAAGGGGTGCTTGTGCCCCCAACATGGCCAGAAATATTTGGGTGCATGCTTTTTGTTTGCTCAGTGTCAAACAGAGaagttttgtttctatttaagGAAGGAACTTATTACCATTACAAAGGAGGCTTGGTCAGGGACTCCACTGGTTTGGTGATCTCTGCCAAGAAGGGGGATGTAAACAGGTGGTAAAGTTTAACACACTCGCCAAGGAATTCGTTTATGTTGGCTGATAGAGCATTCAGGATACCTTAAAGTTTAAATAATAAGagacgcattttttttttttcaaaaatgtgaaaAGCTCTGACATTTAACGAACTGACCTATAGACTCAAGGACTGTTTTAGTTGGACTGGGCCATTTTATTATGTTCCTTTTAATATTAACAGTACAAGAGCGCTTGCTGACTTCGAGGATAACTAAGATTACATACTTTCTCAGGAGAAGGCTGCATGCAAGACTTCTCTGTCAGGGTTGCTCCTGtggcttttttaattttatttttttaaacctatatatggaaaaggaaatttcaatgCCGGATTTGATAAAAGAATGTGATGTATATGTAGCTGATGACCCACTGGGGAACACCAGCGTTCCAGTTCACTTACCACATCTGTGACAGTGTGTTTAGATTGGAATAAATGTGATGTGGTACTTCTCATGTTTTTATCAGTGACATGGTTGACTGTGCCCTAATTCTCTTGAGTTGCAGTTAAGCAATGAAGGTAATTTCCTAATAGGGAAGCAAAAGGTGATTGTCAATTGATAGTTTAATGTTTGACCACATTAGTGTCTTTATATGAAATAGTAGAGGGgaagaaattatagaaaacaaatgtgaaaaaaaatacacCAGTGGGTATCTTTTCTACTAAAACCAGAAGATTGTTATGAGTACTTAAACCTCACTGTgaaataatgatatattttgCAATTAATCCCTCCCCAACTGAGTGTCTTACTGTGTTATTAAATCTTATCTTTTAGTTAATAGTTGCagtatttcttttaaatgtttttgttttaaacttagGGGTAGGATCCTTTATTTGTTCAGTTGTTTCCAA
This window of the Pongo abelii isolate AG06213 chromosome 6, NHGRI_mPonAbe1-v2.0_pri, whole genome shotgun sequence genome carries:
- the TRIL gene encoding TLR4 interactor with leucine rich repeats; this encodes MEAARALRLLLVVCGCLALPPLAEPVCPERCDCQHPQHLLCTNRGLRVVPKTSSLPSPHDVLTYSLGGNFITNITAFDFHRLGQLRRLDLQYNQIRSLHPKTFEKLSRLEELYLGNNLLQALAPGTLAPLRKLRILYANGNEISRLSRGSFEGLESLVKLRLDGNALGALPDAVFTPLSNLLYLHLESNRIRFLGKNAFAQLGKLRFLNLSANELQPSLRHAATFAPLRSLSSLILSANSLQHLGPRVFQHLPRLGLLSLRGNQLTHLAPEAFWGLEALRELRLEGNRLSQLPSALLEPLHSLEALDLSGNELSALHPATFGHLGRLRELSLRNNALSALSGDIFAASPALYRLDLDGNGWTCDCRLRGLKRWMGDWHSQGRLLTVFVQCRHPPALRGKYLDYLDDQQLQNGSCADPSPSASLTADRRRRPLPTAAGEEMTPPAGLAEVLPPQPQLQQQERFLAGVAWDGAARELVGNRSALRLSRRGPGLQQPSPSVAAAAGPAPQSLDLHEKPQRGRPTRADPAHAEPTPTASPGSAPSPAGDPWQRATKHRLGTEHQERAAQSDGGAGLPPLVSDPCDFNKFILCNLTVEAVGADSASVRWAVREHRSPRPLGGARFRLLFDRFGQQPKFHRFVYLPESSDSATLRELRGDTPYLVCVEGVLGGRVCPVAPRDHCAGLVTLPEAGSRGGVDYQLLTLALLTVNALLVLLALAAWASRWLRRKLRARRKGGAPVHVRHMYSTRRPLRSMGTGVSADFSGFQSHRPRTTVCALSEADLIEFPCDRFMDSAGGGAGGSLRREDHLLQRFAD